A genomic segment from Bacteroidota bacterium encodes:
- a CDS encoding PLP-dependent aspartate aminotransferase family protein, with the protein MQKTTSIIHSVPVDELTGSISVPIYQTATYVQEAPGVNKGFDYARSNNPTRKVLEDIVAKLEKGEAGFAFATGLAAIDAVLKLLRAGDEIIAVDDIYGGAYRLFTHIYQKFGIKIHYVDTTNADNIIDYINPKTKLIWVESPTNPTLKVSDIKKICDIAHANNSLVVVDNTFASPIAQQPILLGADIIIHSGTKYLGGHSDLVAGLVVVKTKELAEQIKFIQNASGGILGPQDCWLLIRGIETITLRVERQCSTALKVAEFLQTCDEVAEVYYPGLPTHLNHEIAKQQQNGLYGGVVSFSLKDDTEAAAIEFVTSTKYFKLAESLGGVKSLICHPAQMTHKSVPREKRLQSGVVDSLIRLSCGIEEAADLIEDLQEVFEKIGVKYKVESI; encoded by the coding sequence ATGCAAAAAACAACTAGCATTATTCACTCTGTTCCTGTTGACGAACTTACAGGTTCCATCTCCGTTCCAATCTACCAAACTGCTACATACGTGCAGGAAGCACCCGGTGTTAACAAGGGTTTCGACTACGCACGCAGCAATAATCCCACACGCAAAGTATTAGAAGATATTGTAGCCAAACTCGAAAAAGGTGAAGCAGGTTTTGCCTTTGCCACGGGTCTCGCTGCTATTGATGCGGTTTTGAAATTATTGCGTGCAGGCGATGAAATTATTGCCGTCGATGATATATATGGTGGAGCATACAGATTGTTCACACATATATATCAAAAGTTCGGTATTAAAATACATTATGTTGATACCACAAATGCCGATAATATTATAGATTATATCAATCCGAAAACAAAGTTGATATGGGTCGAATCGCCTACCAATCCTACACTTAAGGTGAGCGATATTAAAAAGATTTGTGATATCGCTCATGCCAATAATAGTTTGGTTGTGGTAGATAATACTTTTGCTTCGCCTATTGCACAACAACCTATTTTATTAGGTGCAGATATTATAATACATAGTGGTACCAAATATTTGGGTGGTCATTCCGATTTGGTTGCAGGTCTTGTAGTTGTTAAAACTAAAGAACTTGCTGAGCAAATTAAATTTATACAAAATGCCTCGGGCGGAATATTAGGACCACAAGATTGTTGGTTACTCATTCGTGGAATTGAAACTATAACACTTCGAGTGGAACGCCAGTGCAGCACGGCTTTGAAGGTGGCGGAGTTTTTACAAACTTGTGATGAAGTTGCAGAAGTATATTATCCTGGTTTGCCTACACATCTCAATCATGAAATTGCCAAACAACAACAAAATGGATTATATGGTGGTGTGGTTTCTTTCTCACTAAAAGATGATACAGAAGCAGCCGCAATTGAATTTGTAACATCCACAAAATATTTCAAATTAGCAGAAAGTTTGGGTGGTGTAAAAAGTTTGATTTGTCATCCCGCACAAATGACACATAAATCGGTGCCTCGTGAAAAACGCTTACAATCGGGCGTTGTAGACTCCTTGATACGCCTATCATGTGGTATAGAAGAAGCCGCAGATTTGATAGAAGACTTGCAGGAAGTATTTGAGAAGATTGGTGTAAAGTATAAGGTAGAAAGTATATAG
- a CDS encoding copper homeostasis protein CutC, with translation MQSNIIKSLNVELCCYSLSEALLAQRGEADRIEFCTAKELDGISPSRESIIEVLNQITIPVYIIVRPRGGNFIYTQEEINWMCDEMKWAVHHGVSGFVFGTLNDENKIDIINCKKLIDASDGFPCTFHRAFDTIENKLEAMDILYSLGFKRILTSGGVGNAEKYINVLKELVAYANDRIIIIPGGGIRLHNVLQIVNETKCSEIHSSDGGIINIRKNKKIICTVLFYALIFVASS, from the coding sequence ATGCAATCAAATATCATTAAATCATTAAATGTAGAGCTTTGTTGTTACAGCCTTTCAGAAGCTTTGCTTGCCCAACGAGGAGAAGCTGATAGAATTGAATTTTGCACAGCCAAAGAACTCGATGGTATTTCTCCAAGTAGAGAAAGTATTATAGAAGTTTTAAACCAAATTACGATTCCAGTTTATATAATTGTCCGACCTCGCGGTGGAAACTTTATATATACTCAAGAGGAAATTAATTGGATGTGTGACGAAATGAAATGGGCTGTCCACCATGGAGTAAGCGGTTTTGTATTCGGAACTTTAAATGATGAAAATAAAATTGATATTATAAATTGCAAAAAACTAATTGATGCATCAGATGGATTTCCTTGTACTTTTCATCGTGCTTTTGATACCATAGAAAACAAATTGGAAGCTATGGATATATTATATAGTTTGGGATTTAAACGTATACTCACTTCGGGCGGAGTGGGCAACGCAGAAAAATATATAAATGTTTTGAAGGAATTGGTCGCTTATGCAAATGATAGAATCATTATTATACCAGGCGGGGGAATAAGGCTACACAATGTTTTGCAAATTGTGAATGAAACTAAATGTTCTGAAATTCATAGTTCGGATGGTGGGATTATAAATATTAGAAAAAATAAAAAAATAATTTGCACGGTATTGTTTTACGCCCTTATCTTTGTAGCCAGTTCTTAA